From the Mesotoga sp. BH458_6_3_2_1 genome, one window contains:
- a CDS encoding TIGR03960 family B12-binding radical SAM protein produces MNSPERMRKWLVSSGVLNRVSKPSRYIGKELNRVMKNPAEKLRILLAFPDTYEVGMSHLGLKILYKELNVVDGFYAERAYLPWKDMIGEMRDAEIPLFSLETYTPAIDFDILGITLQYELCYSNVLAVLDLADIPLLQKERTTEPIVLGGGPCSTNPEPMADYFDAFVIGDGEAVTPILCNVVKENIYLLKSGRRSELLQLLSQVQGVYVPSVGKKATVKAVIGDLSDYEMDSNPLVPYMRTVHDRAVFEVMRGCNRGCRFCQAGMIYRPVRERGVEEIRRSVRKVLEQTGYEEISFLSLSTMDHSSIDLLTEEILPLLQPQRVALSLPSTRIDSFGVEIASKIASIRKTGLTFAPEAGSQRLRNVINKNVSEDDLMSTVKAARNNGWQRVKLYFMIGLPTERDEDLEEIVRLARRVKAVGFREVSVSAAIFIPKAHTPFQFAQQIGEVEAARRLGILKRLSGRGIQLSSHDPSSSTIEGVLSRGNREVGKAILKAYRLGAIFDEWNEEFDAAIWHEAFRAEEIDVDDYMRGYDTHEELPWEHISTGISKEFLIEEYEKALREETTGDCRWEGCTGCAVCQTLNVSNVLRKV; encoded by the coding sequence ATGAACAGTCCAGAGCGAATGAGGAAGTGGCTCGTCTCTTCGGGAGTCCTCAACAGAGTCAGCAAACCCAGTCGCTATATCGGCAAGGAGCTGAACAGGGTAATGAAGAATCCCGCAGAGAAGTTGAGGATTCTTCTTGCCTTTCCCGATACATATGAAGTCGGTATGTCCCATCTGGGGCTCAAGATACTTTATAAAGAACTCAACGTAGTCGATGGGTTCTATGCTGAAAGAGCGTATCTTCCCTGGAAGGATATGATAGGTGAAATGCGCGACGCCGAGATCCCTCTTTTTTCTTTGGAGACATACACCCCGGCAATCGACTTCGATATCCTGGGAATAACTCTTCAGTACGAACTTTGCTACAGCAATGTTCTCGCAGTTCTCGATCTTGCAGATATTCCCCTTCTCCAGAAAGAGAGAACTACCGAACCCATAGTGCTGGGCGGCGGGCCTTGCTCGACAAATCCCGAGCCTATGGCCGACTACTTCGACGCCTTCGTAATTGGCGATGGAGAGGCAGTAACCCCGATTCTTTGCAACGTGGTGAAGGAAAACATCTACCTTTTGAAATCCGGGAGAAGAAGCGAGCTACTCCAGTTGCTTTCGCAAGTTCAGGGAGTCTACGTGCCCTCAGTAGGGAAGAAGGCGACAGTTAAGGCTGTAATTGGAGATCTTTCAGACTACGAGATGGACAGCAATCCTCTCGTTCCATACATGCGAACAGTCCACGATAGAGCGGTGTTTGAGGTAATGCGCGGCTGCAATCGCGGGTGCAGATTCTGCCAGGCGGGAATGATCTACAGGCCTGTCAGGGAGCGTGGAGTGGAGGAAATAAGACGGTCTGTGCGGAAGGTCCTGGAGCAGACTGGGTATGAAGAAATCTCCTTTCTCTCGTTGTCGACTATGGATCACTCTTCCATAGATCTCTTAACTGAAGAGATATTGCCTTTGCTCCAACCCCAAAGGGTCGCCCTCTCTCTGCCGAGCACGCGCATAGATTCTTTCGGAGTGGAGATCGCTTCTAAGATAGCTTCGATAAGGAAGACCGGTTTGACTTTCGCACCCGAGGCAGGTTCTCAAAGACTGAGAAACGTGATCAACAAGAACGTATCGGAAGACGATCTTATGTCTACCGTTAAAGCGGCGAGGAATAACGGCTGGCAGAGAGTCAAACTCTATTTCATGATAGGACTTCCGACCGAAAGAGATGAGGATCTTGAAGAGATAGTCAGGTTGGCGAGGCGGGTCAAAGCCGTTGGTTTCAGAGAAGTCTCAGTTTCGGCCGCAATCTTCATTCCAAAGGCTCACACACCGTTCCAGTTTGCACAACAGATAGGCGAAGTTGAAGCGGCAAGAAGACTTGGCATTCTTAAGAGGCTTTCTGGAAGAGGGATCCAGCTTAGCAGTCACGATCCATCTAGCAGTACAATCGAAGGTGTTCTCAGCAGAGGGAACAGAGAGGTCGGCAAAGCGATATTGAAGGCCTACAGATTGGGCGCAATCTTCGACGAATGGAACGAGGAGTTTGATGCCGCAATATGGCACGAAGCCTTTCGGGCTGAGGAAATCGATGTAGATGATTATATGAGAGGCTACGATACACATGAAGAGCTTCCATGGGAACACATTTCCACTGGAATCTCTAAGGAGTTTCTAATTGAAGAATACGAAAAGGCACTACGGGAAGAGACTACCGGAGACTGCAGGTGGGAAGGCTGTACCGGCTGCGCCGTCTGTCAGACTCTAAACGTCTCTAATGTGCTTCGCAAAGTTTGA
- a CDS encoding M42 family metallopeptidase: protein MNLDRLTDVVFVPGMTGREEMIRAKIIEMLPEGVEAFVDDLGNVMVEAGSGESTIAFAAHMDEIGLLVTGINSDGSLNFKKVGGIADELLVGRHLDVITSSGESIDGVIGMTPPHLREKADLSWQNLVIDVGTSSRDETSGIGIDVLDYAVFRKQISILNDKFVAVRSLDDRSGCLALLDLLDMLVKVNLNRRVVLAWTVQEEIGLIGARALSEKLKPDLFFPVDSFACCSRLTGDVKPGNGAVLRMSDTSSLGDYGLGKSLMEFAKEKEIPLQVGVTGGGTDGIPFQQKGTKMVPLALAVKYLHSETEYISMEDYDNLLRLMFLLSTEFTL, encoded by the coding sequence ATGAATCTAGACAGACTGACAGACGTGGTTTTTGTTCCGGGTATGACCGGAAGAGAAGAGATGATAAGGGCCAAGATAATCGAGATGCTTCCCGAAGGCGTTGAGGCCTTTGTAGATGATCTTGGAAATGTTATGGTTGAAGCCGGAAGCGGAGAATCGACAATCGCCTTTGCTGCCCACATGGATGAGATTGGCCTGCTCGTTACAGGGATTAATTCCGATGGATCTCTCAACTTCAAAAAGGTTGGGGGAATCGCCGACGAGCTTCTAGTAGGTAGACATCTCGACGTCATCACGTCTTCGGGAGAATCGATAGACGGAGTCATTGGAATGACACCTCCACACCTCCGAGAAAAGGCAGATCTTTCGTGGCAAAATCTTGTCATCGACGTTGGGACATCTTCCAGAGATGAAACCTCCGGAATTGGAATTGACGTACTTGATTATGCAGTATTCAGAAAACAGATTTCAATATTGAACGACAAATTCGTGGCCGTGAGATCTCTTGACGATAGATCGGGCTGTCTCGCTCTGCTCGATCTTCTCGATATGTTGGTCAAGGTAAACCTAAACAGGAGAGTCGTTCTTGCCTGGACGGTGCAGGAAGAGATAGGTTTGATTGGAGCGAGAGCGCTCTCAGAGAAGCTGAAACCGGACCTATTTTTCCCGGTCGATTCCTTCGCCTGCTGCTCGAGACTGACAGGGGACGTCAAGCCTGGGAACGGGGCCGTCTTAAGAATGTCGGACACCTCATCGCTCGGTGATTACGGTCTTGGAAAGAGCCTTATGGAATTTGCAAAAGAGAAGGAAATCCCACTGCAGGTAGGAGTTACTGGTGGAGGCACCGACGGAATTCCCTTCCAGCAGAAGGGAACAAAGATGGTTCCTCTGGCGCTTGCGGTGAAGTATCTTCATTCCGAGACAGAATACATTTCTATGGAAGATTACGACAATCTGCTGAGATTGATGTTTCTTCTTTCAACTGAATTTACGCTCTGA